DNA from Lagenorhynchus albirostris chromosome 3, mLagAlb1.1, whole genome shotgun sequence:
GGGTCCTTGTTATCAGGCCAAATGCGGAGTGCAAGCTTCTAGAAGTTTCTTCCCTCCTTGGCCCATAGAGGAGGAGGAGAGTGCTGAGGAAAAACAAGGGAGCTGTGCACGGAGGTGCAACACCCACGATAACGCCAACTGGAAGCCAGACCCGACGCCCACCCCAACCCAGACCAGCTCAGCCTGCAAGCTGACTGGCGTGCTCCAGGACGCCAACCTGACTGTGGGGTCAAGCCCATGCAAAGCAAAAACAAGGGGCAGGCGCCTAAGCAGAATGCCTCACGGACCAATCAGAGCTTACCCTGTCATCACGCTGCCCGGCACCTGGCCAATGGGAAGGTGGCAGCCTATATAAAAGCAGGCAGgctcgggcttccttggtggcgcagtggttgagagtctacctgcggATGTAGGGGACaggggatcgtgccccggtccgggaggatcccacgtgccgcgcagtGGCTGGggccgtgcgccatggccgctgagcctgcgcgtccggagcctgtgctccgcaacgggagaggccacagcaatgagaggcccgcgtaccgcaaaaaaaaaaaaaaaaaaaagaggcagtcaGGCTTGCCACTTACGCGTCAGGGAGCAACTGAGGAGGCTGTAACAGCCCCTTGGGTTCTTGGGATAGCAGAGAAATGGCACGAACAAAGCAGACGGCGCGGAAGCCCATTGGCGGCAAAGCACCTCGCAAACAACTGGCTACCAAAGTAGCTCGGAAGAGCGCGCCAGCCACGGGGGGCGTGAAGAAGCCGCATAGGTGCTGGCCGGGCACTATAGCACTGCGCGAGATTCGTCACAACTGGAAGTCCCCAGAACTTCTGATTGGTAAGTTACCCTTCCAGCGCCTGGTCCGGGAGATTGCGCAGGACTTTAAGATGGACCTGCGTTTCCAGAGCTCGGCTGTAAGGGCACTGCAGGAAGTCTGTGAGGCATACCTGGTGGGTCTTTTTGAAGACACCAACCTATGTGCCATCCATGCCAACCGTGTCACTATTATGCCCAAGGATATTCAGCTGGCACGCCATATCCACGGAAAATGTGCCTAAACTGCGCAAGCAGCCGTTGATCTCACCCCAAAAGCTATTTTAAGAGCCACTACCTGCTCACAAAGGGCACTGTGCACGAACCAAGTAGCGGGTGCCTTTCTCTCCAATAAACCAGAGGCCTAGCTAGCTGTGTGTCAGCGTAGTCCcctattgggttttgtttttgtttttgtt
Protein-coding regions in this window:
- the H3-4 gene encoding histone H3.1t, which produces MARTKQTARKPIGGKAPRKQLATKVARKSAPATGGVKKPHRCWPGTIALREIRHNWKSPELLIGKLPFQRLVREIAQDFKMDLRFQSSAVRALQEVCEAYLVGLFEDTNLCAIHANRVTIMPKDIQLARHIHGKCA